In the genome of Mucisphaera calidilacus, one region contains:
- a CDS encoding ABC transporter ATP-binding protein: MINLENVTKRFAGGATAVDDVSLEIRQGELVVLVGESGCGKTTTLRLINRLIDPTEGTIRIEGDDILTQNVVSLRRSIGYVIQEVGLFPHLTARENVSLIPRMIGWDRSRTRDRSTELLNLVNLDPDEYADRLPRQMSGGQRQRVGIARALAVEPRIMLMDEPFGAIDPLNRDELQQEFLAIHKRLNLTTVMVTHDIGEALLLADRIAVMAQGNIVRCATPAELAQNPGSETVERLIHDPLERSVKLAALVRNGNDHG; the protein is encoded by the coding sequence TTGATCAACCTCGAAAACGTCACCAAACGCTTCGCGGGTGGTGCCACCGCGGTCGATGACGTCTCCCTCGAGATCCGCCAGGGCGAACTCGTGGTCCTCGTCGGCGAGTCGGGCTGCGGCAAGACCACAACCCTCCGACTCATCAACCGACTCATCGACCCCACCGAGGGAACCATCCGCATCGAAGGCGACGACATCCTCACGCAGAACGTCGTCTCCCTGCGACGATCCATCGGCTACGTCATCCAGGAAGTCGGCCTCTTCCCGCACCTCACCGCACGCGAAAACGTCAGCCTCATCCCACGCATGATCGGCTGGGACCGATCCAGGACCCGAGATCGCTCCACCGAACTCCTCAACCTCGTCAACCTCGACCCCGACGAGTACGCCGATCGACTCCCCCGACAGATGTCAGGCGGACAACGACAACGCGTCGGCATCGCCCGAGCCCTCGCCGTCGAACCTCGCATCATGCTCATGGACGAACCCTTCGGCGCTATCGATCCCCTCAACCGCGACGAACTCCAGCAGGAATTCCTCGCCATCCACAAACGACTCAACCTCACCACCGTCATGGTCACCCACGACATCGGCGAGGCACTGCTCCTCGCCGACCGCATCGCCGTCATGGCCCAGGGCAACATCGTCCGCTGCGCAACACCCGCCGAACTCGCACAGAACCCGGGCAGCGAAACCGTCGAACGACTCATCCACGACCCCCTCGAACGCTCCGTCAAACTCGCAGCACTCGTCCGCAACGGAAACGACCATGGCTGA
- a CDS encoding ABC transporter permease/substrate-binding protein, translated as MADWLLHLEGTPRLLAWHVLLVLIAIGLASAISIPLGIALARKHPRTRAVILGIASILQTIPGLAFLALIFMLLVLANNTIQQLTASDNALFRSIGLLPTIIALTLYAILPILRNTIVGIRGIDHRLIEAADAMGLTTTQRRQHLELPLAAPVILAGIRTATVWTVGIATLSTLIGQPSLGDPIIAGLQTINAMQVIVGCILASILAILLDGTLAWIESSVANRNKPALITASATLAATAIAALLWLAPAAASDKPAFEVGAKNFNESYILGHLIGQVLEDDYNISYRMGMGSTVVFEALSNSEIDAYVDYSGTIWATVMGQQDLVPKDDMRNAVQEWLRDEKNITCLDSLGFENAYALAIRRSLAEELGITTIEDLARHADQLSIASDQEFFARPEWQRLLDTYSMTFAAQVSMQSAIMYQAAGSGEVDVITAYTTDGRVDTYDLLVLEDPRQAFPPYEALILLSPDAGSDPTVINQLTPLVNTISMQQMRAINRRVDEDGILPQHAATELLSQIDTETRE; from the coding sequence ATGGCTGACTGGCTCCTCCATCTCGAAGGAACCCCGCGACTCCTCGCCTGGCACGTCCTCCTGGTCCTCATCGCCATCGGACTCGCATCCGCCATCAGCATCCCGCTCGGCATCGCACTCGCCCGAAAACACCCACGCACACGCGCCGTCATCCTCGGCATCGCCTCCATCCTCCAGACCATCCCCGGACTCGCCTTCCTCGCTCTCATCTTCATGCTCCTCGTCCTCGCCAACAACACCATCCAGCAACTCACCGCCAGCGACAACGCACTCTTCCGATCCATCGGACTCCTCCCCACCATCATCGCGCTCACCCTCTACGCCATACTCCCCATCCTCCGAAACACCATCGTTGGCATCCGTGGCATCGACCACCGACTCATCGAGGCCGCCGACGCCATGGGACTCACCACCACCCAGCGACGACAACACCTCGAACTCCCGCTCGCAGCGCCCGTCATCCTCGCCGGCATCCGAACCGCCACCGTCTGGACCGTCGGCATCGCCACCCTCTCCACGCTCATCGGACAGCCCTCGCTCGGCGACCCCATCATCGCCGGCCTCCAGACCATCAACGCCATGCAGGTCATCGTCGGCTGCATACTCGCCTCCATCCTCGCCATCCTCCTCGACGGCACCCTCGCATGGATCGAGTCCTCAGTCGCCAACCGCAACAAACCCGCTCTCATCACCGCCTCCGCCACACTCGCCGCCACCGCCATCGCCGCACTCCTCTGGCTCGCACCCGCCGCGGCCAGCGACAAACCCGCCTTCGAGGTCGGCGCCAAGAACTTCAACGAGTCCTACATCCTCGGCCACCTCATCGGACAGGTCCTCGAAGACGACTACAACATCAGCTACCGCATGGGCATGGGCTCCACCGTCGTCTTCGAAGCACTCAGCAACAGCGAGATCGACGCCTACGTCGACTACTCCGGAACCATCTGGGCCACCGTCATGGGACAACAGGACCTCGTCCCCAAAGACGACATGCGCAACGCCGTCCAGGAATGGCTCCGCGACGAGAAAAACATCACCTGCCTCGACAGCCTCGGCTTCGAGAACGCCTACGCACTCGCCATCCGACGCTCCCTCGCCGAAGAACTCGGCATCACCACCATCGAAGACCTCGCCCGACACGCCGACCAGCTCTCCATCGCCTCCGATCAGGAATTCTTCGCGCGACCCGAGTGGCAGCGACTCCTCGACACCTACAGCATGACCTTCGCCGCCCAGGTCTCCATGCAGTCCGCCATCATGTACCAGGCCGCAGGCTCAGGCGAGGTCGACGTCATCACCGCCTACACCACCGACGGACGCGTCGATACCTACGACCTGCTCGTCCTCGAAGACCCCCGACAGGCCTTCCCCCCCTACGAAGCCCTCATCCTCCTCAGCCCCGACGCCGGCAGCGACCCCACGGTCATCAACCAGCTCACCCCCCTCGTCAACACCATCTCCATGCAGCAGATGCGCGCCATCAACCGACGCGTCGACGAAGACGGCATCCTCCCCCAGCACGCCGCCACCGAACTACTCAGCCAGATCGACACCGAAACGCGCGAGTAG
- a CDS encoding D-sedoheptulose-7-phosphate isomerase, producing MRDDVLDDMVKCYPELGSLREDVRAAGVMLIDAFRAGGKVLIAGNGGSAADADHWSGELLKGFESRRPLLSSERAGLSEGLAVGLQRGLPCIPLTGFSALSTAVCNDMDPSLVFAQLVMALGRSGDVFVGLSTSGDALNVCSAAEVARSRGMRVLGMTGSGGGALASWCDICVRVPETRTSRVQELHLPVYHALCLLVEGALFGGDSEY from the coding sequence ATGAGAGACGATGTGCTTGACGACATGGTGAAGTGTTACCCGGAGCTGGGCTCGTTGCGTGAGGACGTTCGTGCGGCGGGTGTTATGTTGATTGATGCTTTCAGGGCAGGGGGGAAGGTGTTGATCGCCGGGAATGGCGGCAGCGCGGCTGATGCGGATCACTGGAGCGGCGAGTTGTTGAAGGGTTTTGAGTCGCGTCGGCCGCTGCTGTCTTCGGAGCGAGCGGGGTTGTCGGAGGGGTTGGCGGTCGGGCTGCAGCGGGGTCTGCCCTGCATTCCCCTGACGGGGTTTTCGGCGTTGAGCACGGCGGTGTGCAACGACATGGATCCGTCGCTGGTGTTCGCTCAGCTGGTGATGGCGCTTGGTCGATCGGGAGACGTGTTTGTGGGGTTGTCGACCTCGGGGGATGCGTTGAACGTCTGTTCGGCGGCGGAGGTTGCGCGGTCGCGGGGGATGAGGGTGTTGGGGATGACGGGTTCGGGCGGTGGTGCTTTGGCGTCGTGGTGCGATATCTGCGTGCGTGTGCCTGAGACGCGTACGAGTCGTGTGCAGGAGTTGCACCTGCCTGTGTATCACGCGTTGTGTCTGTTGGTGGAGGGTGCGTTGTTTGGTGGTGATTCGGAGTATTGA
- a CDS encoding ROK family protein has translation MDQDVAGRILGIDLGGTKTAVVRGDATGRVLAREVFPTAGAEATLGRVVDAARGFGVAFERVGIACGGPIDGVRGCLMSPPNLPGWSGVALVDWAERAFGCRVAMMNDANAGALAEWRWGAGRGMSDVVFLTCGTGLGAGIIAGGRLLSGASGNAGEVGHVRLTEQGPEGYGKQGSVEGWVSGGGIGRAASDGGWGEGVTAKDVVLAADAGDAGARAILDAAGQKLGRTVALLVDVLNPQAVILGSLYVRARRHLEPGMRRVVEAEALPELLGVCRVVPAELGERIGDLQSLAAGLEA, from the coding sequence ATGGATCAGGATGTGGCAGGGCGGATTCTCGGGATTGACCTTGGTGGGACCAAGACGGCGGTCGTGCGGGGCGATGCGACGGGACGTGTTCTGGCTCGCGAGGTGTTCCCGACGGCGGGTGCCGAGGCGACGTTAGGGCGGGTGGTGGACGCGGCGCGCGGCTTTGGTGTGGCTTTCGAGCGTGTAGGCATTGCGTGTGGTGGGCCGATCGATGGTGTTCGTGGTTGTCTGATGTCGCCTCCGAATCTGCCGGGCTGGTCGGGCGTGGCGTTGGTGGATTGGGCGGAGCGTGCGTTTGGGTGTCGCGTGGCGATGATGAATGATGCGAATGCGGGCGCGTTGGCGGAGTGGCGGTGGGGAGCGGGTCGGGGGATGTCGGATGTGGTGTTTCTGACCTGCGGCACGGGGCTTGGTGCGGGGATCATTGCGGGCGGGCGGTTGTTGTCGGGCGCGAGTGGCAACGCGGGTGAGGTCGGGCATGTCCGCCTGACGGAGCAGGGGCCGGAGGGCTACGGGAAGCAGGGGAGTGTCGAGGGTTGGGTGTCGGGCGGGGGGATCGGGAGGGCGGCTTCGGATGGTGGTTGGGGTGAGGGCGTGACGGCGAAGGACGTGGTGTTGGCGGCGGACGCTGGCGATGCGGGGGCCCGGGCGATTCTGGACGCGGCGGGGCAGAAGCTGGGTCGGACGGTCGCGTTGCTGGTGGATGTGTTGAATCCGCAGGCGGTGATACTCGGTTCGCTTTACGTGCGGGCACGTCGACACCTGGAGCCGGGGATGCGTCGTGTCGTGGAGGCCGAGGCTCTGCCCGAGCTGCTGGGCGTGTGCAGGGTGGTCCCGGCGGAGTTGGGCGAACGGATCGGTGATCTTCAATCTTTGGCAGCGGGGCTTGAGGCATGA
- a CDS encoding dipeptidase, with amino-acid sequence MRVFVDGHLDLAMNALVLRRRITEPLSVVREDESGCTSPGWGEATVTLPELRRGGAVMVVSTLLARVRPWRVAWGECGRATGDFADADMAHACAMAMLDYYRCLEDRGLIRMVRGAGDLPGGDRALGEDEPLALLVTMEGADPVRDPEDLHRWYGLGLRTLMLAHFGRSLSAHGTPSEGDDFRVEDVEGPLTDLGRGLLREMEGLGMALDVSHLSDTSLAEALDRFGGRAYASHCGCRSLVPGCQRDLEDAMIKALAERGGVIGVPLFSPYLVPGLTEGSARETCGLDDVVDHLERLRDVAGTDEAVALGTDMDGGFGLSATPVGIDGSGDLPRLAERMLVRGWDEASVGRVFAGNWLRFWGEVLSA; translated from the coding sequence ATGCGTGTGTTTGTGGATGGTCATCTGGATCTGGCGATGAATGCGTTGGTGCTGCGGCGGCGGATCACGGAGCCGCTGTCGGTGGTGCGTGAGGACGAGTCGGGTTGCACGTCGCCGGGCTGGGGTGAGGCGACGGTGACGCTGCCGGAGTTGAGGCGTGGGGGCGCGGTGATGGTGGTGAGCACGTTGCTGGCGCGGGTTCGGCCCTGGCGGGTGGCGTGGGGTGAATGTGGCAGGGCGACGGGTGATTTTGCGGACGCGGACATGGCGCACGCGTGTGCGATGGCGATGCTGGATTACTACCGGTGTCTGGAGGATCGCGGGTTGATTCGGATGGTTCGTGGTGCGGGTGATCTGCCGGGCGGAGATCGTGCGTTGGGTGAGGATGAGCCGTTGGCGTTGCTGGTGACGATGGAGGGCGCGGACCCGGTTCGTGATCCGGAGGATCTGCACCGCTGGTACGGGTTGGGGTTGCGGACGCTGATGCTGGCGCACTTCGGTCGGTCGCTGAGTGCGCACGGGACGCCTAGCGAGGGGGATGATTTCCGGGTTGAGGATGTGGAGGGTCCGTTGACGGACCTTGGGCGTGGGTTGTTGCGTGAGATGGAGGGCTTGGGGATGGCGTTGGACGTGTCACATTTGTCGGACACGTCGCTGGCGGAGGCGCTGGATCGTTTTGGCGGCCGGGCGTACGCGAGTCACTGTGGTTGTCGGTCGCTGGTGCCGGGGTGTCAGCGTGATTTGGAGGACGCGATGATCAAGGCGCTGGCGGAGCGTGGCGGCGTGATCGGCGTGCCGCTTTTTAGTCCTTACCTTGTGCCCGGTTTGACGGAGGGATCGGCGCGGGAGACGTGTGGTCTGGATGATGTGGTGGATCATCTTGAGCGTTTGCGGGATGTTGCGGGCACGGACGAGGCGGTGGCGTTGGGGACGGATATGGATGGCGGGTTTGGTTTGTCGGCGACGCCTGTGGGTATTGACGGTAGCGGTGATCTGCCGCGGCTGGCCGAGCGGATGCTGGTGCGTGGTTGGGACGAGGCGTCGGTGGGTCGCGTGTTTGCGGGGAACTGGCTGCGGTTCTGGGGCGAGGTTCTTTCCGCGTAG
- a CDS encoding REP-associated tyrosine transposase, translated as MMMSYRNEMRRREVVGPRFLTFSCYRRFALFREVAWRDLFVSSLLSAQARYGFRLYAWVVMPEHVHLVLDPKRVATGDVLRSIKQPVAQRAIRVWRQQGSSILKAIAVGDGYRFWQAGGGYDRNVRDEDELVQKIRYVRENPVKRGLVERPEDWAWSSVSWG; from the coding sequence ATGATGATGTCGTATCGTAATGAGATGAGGCGTCGTGAAGTCGTCGGTCCTCGGTTTTTGACATTCTCTTGTTATCGACGATTTGCGTTGTTTCGTGAGGTTGCATGGCGTGATCTGTTTGTTTCTTCGCTCTTGTCTGCACAAGCGAGGTATGGATTTCGTCTTTATGCTTGGGTTGTGATGCCTGAGCACGTGCATCTGGTACTTGATCCGAAGCGGGTTGCGACCGGTGACGTCCTCCGATCGATCAAGCAGCCTGTGGCGCAGCGAGCAATTCGTGTCTGGCGTCAACAAGGATCCTCAATTCTGAAGGCAATCGCAGTAGGAGATGGGTATCGGTTCTGGCAGGCAGGCGGGGGATATGACCGGAATGTCAGAGATGAGGATGAACTGGTGCAGAAGATTCGTTATGTCCGGGAGAACCCGGTGAAACGTGGATTGGTCGAGCGACCAGAGGATTGGGCATGGTCGTCGGTCTCGTGGGGATAG
- a CDS encoding class I SAM-dependent methyltransferase: MTQLDNSTPDSLDATIGRYEICLPTENGLMGQDEEWCELTVDGETQVIRFHDYNKIFMHPGLYESLFYRMLKCCSPKQVVRLLETVFEQDEQADLSGLRILDLGAGNGMVGEQLIDAGADAVIGLDIIPEAKKAAERDRPWVYDDYLIADLTDLDEEQEKTIREAKLNCLTTVAALGFGDVPAAAFLKSLDLIETPGWVVFNIKENFLAPSDDSGFAALIQELSEAKVLRVDAWLRYQHRLSTSGEPLYYLAMIAHKINELPAERLQEALA; this comes from the coding sequence ATGACACAACTCGACAATTCCACCCCCGATTCACTCGACGCAACCATCGGACGCTACGAGATCTGCCTCCCCACCGAGAACGGACTCATGGGGCAGGACGAGGAGTGGTGCGAACTCACCGTCGATGGCGAAACACAAGTCATCCGCTTCCACGACTACAACAAGATCTTCATGCACCCCGGGCTCTACGAGTCGCTCTTCTACCGCATGCTCAAGTGCTGCTCGCCCAAGCAGGTCGTCCGACTCCTCGAGACCGTCTTCGAACAGGACGAGCAGGCCGACCTCAGCGGACTCCGCATCCTCGACCTCGGGGCCGGCAACGGCATGGTCGGCGAACAACTCATCGACGCCGGCGCCGACGCCGTCATCGGACTCGACATCATCCCTGAAGCCAAGAAAGCCGCCGAACGCGACCGACCCTGGGTCTACGACGACTACCTGATCGCCGACCTCACCGACCTCGACGAAGAGCAGGAAAAAACCATCCGTGAGGCCAAGCTCAACTGCCTCACCACCGTCGCTGCGCTCGGCTTCGGCGACGTCCCCGCCGCCGCCTTCCTCAAGTCGCTCGACCTCATCGAAACGCCCGGCTGGGTCGTCTTCAACATCAAGGAAAACTTCCTGGCACCCTCCGACGACAGCGGATTCGCCGCGCTCATCCAGGAACTCTCCGAAGCCAAGGTCCTACGCGTCGACGCCTGGCTACGCTACCAGCACCGACTCAGCACCTCAGGCGAACCCCTCTACTACCTCGCCATGATCGCCCACAAGATCAACGAACTCCCGGCCGAAAGGCTCCAGGAAGCGCTCGCTTGA
- a CDS encoding mechanosensitive ion channel domain-containing protein, whose amino-acid sequence MNNTTLAQTAPDLLTLYGPSLLRVLVVLVILLVAKTMARRSLTALVRRDRISPGIARIINRILFWISSVILLFYALKTAGILDDAWATLTAILALVAIGFFAVWSILSNLLCCFILLITRPFMIGDTIAFMGEATRGKVIDFTLLYTVLQHEDQGVIRIPNNLFFQKAIHVTQGTQQVPLVDQIDRPDSPADPS is encoded by the coding sequence ATGAATAACACCACCCTCGCACAAACCGCTCCCGACCTCCTCACCCTCTACGGGCCCTCACTCCTACGCGTCCTCGTCGTCCTCGTCATCCTCCTCGTCGCCAAAACCATGGCCAGGCGGTCCCTCACCGCACTCGTCCGACGCGACCGCATCTCGCCAGGCATCGCACGCATCATCAACCGGATCCTCTTCTGGATCAGCTCCGTCATCCTACTCTTCTACGCCCTCAAAACCGCCGGCATCCTCGACGACGCCTGGGCCACACTCACCGCCATCCTCGCGCTCGTCGCCATCGGATTCTTCGCCGTCTGGTCCATCCTCTCCAACCTCCTCTGCTGCTTCATCCTCCTCATCACACGACCCTTCATGATCGGCGACACCATCGCCTTCATGGGCGAAGCCACACGCGGCAAGGTCATCGACTTCACCCTCCTCTACACCGTCCTCCAGCACGAAGACCAAGGCGTCATCCGCATCCCCAACAACCTCTTCTTCCAGAAAGCCATCCACGTCACCCAAGGCACCCAACAAGTCCCCCTCGTCGACCAGATCGACCGACCCGACTCACCCGCCGACCCCTCATAA
- a CDS encoding ThuA domain-containing protein, with amino-acid sequence MPSRCLTLLLLLLCLNTTASAQPETSHVLYLYGNVDEDGNNPAVTGKPPFHPMRLDDTHDQRRGMSQFRQAIEDHNAPLMRKAGVRFRTEERLDTQVVLTPAFLGRYDVLILASNNRRFTTETDTGNQGTSEAQAVADWIQGGGGLIVWSDSAFGGHFRKVGLGNTPGRTSDNDIITQFGMFMMRDNGAGNYLINTYEQPHYLNDFDAGGHQSPDGPDAGVHYRGEGVSVIRVSEPAVMLARLQHGGLGGKLRLNHLDTQDPDIGPYQPDRDAALAIAEIGQGRVLATFDRNTFWNAGEGTRLAHADNREFAQRILIWTAGYDTLPKP; translated from the coding sequence ATGCCGTCACGCTGCCTCACCCTCCTTCTGCTCCTTCTCTGCCTCAACACCACCGCGAGCGCACAGCCCGAGACAAGCCACGTGCTCTATCTGTATGGCAACGTCGACGAAGACGGCAACAACCCCGCCGTCACCGGCAAACCACCCTTCCACCCCATGCGCCTCGACGACACACACGATCAGCGACGCGGCATGAGCCAGTTCCGACAGGCCATCGAAGACCACAACGCACCCCTCATGCGCAAAGCAGGCGTCCGCTTCCGAACCGAAGAACGACTCGACACCCAGGTCGTCCTCACCCCCGCCTTCCTCGGCCGATACGACGTGCTCATCCTCGCCTCCAACAACCGACGATTCACCACCGAAACCGACACCGGCAACCAGGGCACCAGCGAAGCTCAGGCCGTCGCCGACTGGATCCAGGGCGGAGGCGGACTCATCGTCTGGAGCGACTCCGCCTTCGGCGGTCACTTCCGCAAGGTCGGACTCGGCAACACCCCTGGACGCACATCCGACAACGACATCATCACCCAGTTCGGCATGTTCATGATGCGCGACAACGGCGCCGGCAACTACCTCATCAACACCTACGAACAACCCCACTACCTCAACGACTTCGACGCAGGCGGACACCAGTCACCCGACGGACCCGACGCGGGCGTCCACTACCGCGGCGAGGGCGTCAGCGTCATCCGCGTCTCCGAACCCGCCGTCATGCTCGCCCGACTCCAGCACGGCGGCCTGGGCGGCAAGCTCCGACTCAACCACCTGGACACACAGGACCCCGACATCGGCCCATACCAGCCCGACCGCGACGCCGCACTCGCCATCGCCGAGATCGGACAGGGACGCGTCCTCGCCACCTTCGACCGAAACACCTTCTGGAACGCAGGCGAAGGCACACGACTCGCACACGCAGACAACCGCGAGTTCGCCCAACGCATCCTCATCTGGACCGCCGGCTACGACACCCTGCCTAAACCCTGA
- a CDS encoding pentapeptide repeat-containing protein, with translation MRTAWIAALTLCTTTTHANIYQWQYIDPANPSLGKQQSTTLAPGGAGATAEPRADLTARDLTMAWLRDANLNKADISHANLTNADLVRANLTSVLFIDTRLADADLSHANLDDTAFHASDLSNARLTHVDLSNRSMSEVDLTGADLTGSNLSNLRLSEVNLFGANLTDTIITGIEITAATPRGFTAEQLYSTASYRNKNLSNVSFSRSTMTDWDLSGQNLQGSHFYEVTLIAANLSHANLRNSNYLDSKLIGANLSHANLENIYVNNCDLSYSDLSHANLSNAWFESGPTRFLYVDFSYANLSNAIMTSSNDSPSFTGANFTHANLTGVNLYGIDGRTITIDHTDLTNTNLQAANLTGLKLKGSTLVGTKLDKATLHNTDFTDVDLTNASLKETDLATTNFTNSSITGVNLKDTTGFSQQKLLSTRSYQHRDLSGITLPAISLTGLDLSGFNLDRLDLSETNTTGIVITNATIAYANFNTTASSHNKLTRDMLESTLSYQQGHLPGLGLEGHDLSGWDLAGANLAHSNFFVATLHSTNLTNTNLDQASFLLTKLSLVDFRGATNLTPEQLSSLQGNATYIGPDGSFQGFQLLHDEAYIWDYQPKSHDQPIPITFHERLIMTPTAAIHLVFADKDWGSTITFADPQTPVQIAGTLILEFDDDLTLADLLLLDGVTYQLFDWTHADITGTFDAIEYHGPGSFDTSSLMTTGEVTFHLIPEPNSLVTLALTGLALARRRSA, from the coding sequence ATGAGAACCGCATGGATCGCTGCACTCACCCTCTGCACCACCACCACCCACGCCAACATCTACCAGTGGCAATACATCGACCCCGCCAACCCCTCCCTGGGCAAACAACAGTCCACCACCCTCGCGCCCGGGGGCGCAGGAGCTACCGCCGAACCACGAGCCGACCTCACAGCACGCGACCTCACCATGGCATGGCTGCGCGATGCCAACCTCAACAAGGCCGACATCAGCCACGCCAACCTCACCAACGCCGACCTGGTCCGCGCGAACCTCACCAGCGTGCTGTTCATCGACACACGACTCGCCGACGCCGACCTCAGCCACGCCAACCTCGACGACACCGCCTTCCACGCATCCGACCTGAGCAACGCCCGCCTGACCCACGTCGATCTATCCAACCGTTCGATGTCCGAGGTCGATCTCACGGGCGCCGACCTCACCGGGTCCAACCTCTCGAATCTACGACTCAGCGAAGTCAATCTGTTCGGTGCCAACCTCACCGACACCATCATCACAGGCATCGAGATCACGGCCGCAACACCCCGCGGCTTCACCGCAGAACAACTCTACAGCACCGCGAGCTACCGCAACAAAAACCTGTCCAACGTCTCATTCTCCCGCAGCACCATGACCGACTGGGACCTCTCCGGCCAGAACCTCCAGGGCTCCCATTTCTACGAAGTAACCCTCATCGCCGCCAATCTCAGCCACGCCAACCTCAGAAACTCCAACTACCTCGACAGCAAGCTAATCGGCGCCAATCTGAGCCACGCCAATCTTGAAAACATCTACGTGAACAACTGTGATCTCTCGTACAGCGACCTGAGCCACGCCAACCTCAGCAACGCCTGGTTCGAAAGCGGACCGACACGCTTCCTCTACGTCGACTTCAGCTACGCCAATCTCTCCAACGCCATCATGACCTCTAGCAACGACAGCCCCTCCTTCACAGGCGCAAACTTCACCCACGCCAACCTCACAGGCGTCAACCTGTACGGCATAGATGGTCGCACCATCACCATCGATCACACCGATCTGACCAACACCAACCTCCAGGCCGCCAACCTGACCGGCCTCAAGCTCAAAGGCAGTACCCTCGTCGGCACCAAACTCGACAAGGCCACCCTGCACAACACCGACTTCACCGACGTCGACCTCACCAACGCCAGCCTCAAAGAGACCGACCTCGCCACCACGAACTTCACCAACAGTTCCATCACGGGCGTCAACCTCAAAGACACCACGGGCTTCTCACAACAAAAACTCCTGAGCACCCGCAGCTACCAGCACCGCGACCTCTCAGGCATCACGCTCCCCGCCATCAGCCTCACCGGACTCGACCTCAGCGGCTTCAACCTCGACCGCCTCGACCTCAGCGAAACCAACACCACCGGCATCGTCATCACGAACGCCACCATCGCCTATGCCAACTTCAACACGACGGCATCCAGCCACAACAAACTCACCCGCGACATGCTCGAAAGCACTCTCAGCTACCAACAGGGCCATCTGCCGGGGCTCGGCCTCGAAGGCCACGACCTCTCCGGCTGGGACCTCGCCGGCGCCAACCTCGCACACAGCAACTTCTTCGTTGCCACACTCCACAGCACCAACCTCACCAATACCAACCTCGATCAGGCCAGCTTCCTGCTGACCAAACTCTCACTTGTCGACTTCCGCGGAGCGACCAACCTCACCCCCGAGCAACTGAGCAGCCTTCAAGGCAATGCCACCTACATCGGCCCCGACGGCTCCTTCCAGGGATTCCAGCTCCTCCACGACGAAGCCTATATCTGGGACTACCAGCCGAAATCACACGACCAGCCCATCCCCATCACCTTCCACGAACGACTGATCATGACGCCCACCGCCGCCATCCACCTCGTCTTCGCCGACAAGGACTGGGGCTCCACCATCACCTTCGCCGACCCGCAAACCCCCGTCCAGATCGCCGGCACCCTGATCCTCGAGTTCGACGACGACCTCACGCTCGCAGACCTCCTGCTCCTCGACGGCGTCACCTACCAGCTCTTCGACTGGACCCACGCCGACATCACCGGCACCTTCGACGCCATCGAGTACCACGGCCCCGGCAGCTTCGACACCTCCAGCCTCATGACCACAGGCGAAGTCACCTTCCACCTCATCCCCGAACCCAACTCACTCGTCACACTCGCCCTCACCGGCCTCGCCCTCGCCAGGCGACGCAGCGCCTGA